The genomic interval GAATAATAGCGGAATATGAAAAAAAGGAGTTTGCTTATGCTTTGAATCTGAATGCAAGAATATACGATATTATTGTAATTCTTTCCCGCAACCTTATAAGCAAAATCAGCAGCGGAAATGAAGGAGGTACCGTTAAAAAGGTTTGTGGTCTGGAGAAATTAAGTAAGGCTTTTAAATACATAGAAGAAAACTATCAAAACAATATAACCCTAAAGGATGTTTCAAAGGCAACAGGTTTCAGTGAATATCACTTTTCAAGAATTTTTAAGGAAATAACCGAAAAAAACTTTCACAGTTATCTAACTGAGTTTAGAATTAAAAAAGCAGAAAAGCTGTTAATGAATACTGATACCACGGTTGCTCAGGCTGCTCATGCTACAGGTTTTAACAGCATTGCCACATTTAATAGGACTTTTAAAGAGATAAAGGGGTGTACTCCTACCTTATATAGAAAGATGTGCATATGAAATGTGAACCGGTAAACTTATTAGGTTTAGTATAGATACTTGTATATGATATCCGTTGTTATAATAATAGGGAATGAGTGGTAAAATATATCTGCATGTTAAAAATATACTTTAGATTATATTTTATTCTTAGAAATAAAAAAGGGCCTTCCGGTCACTTTAAGAGAATTGGGTATAACGGATGATAGGCTGGAAGAAATGGCAGCTAAATGTACTCAGTCAGACGCTATCACTGTAGGGAATTTTGTGAAATTAAATAAAAAAGATGTATTTAACATTCTTACACTTGCCCGATAGACTTCTAATAAAGTTATTGGGTAAAGCCGGTTTGAAGGTATACATACTTTATAAGACCAGGATTAGGGTTTAGATTTAAATCCTAATCCTTTTTATTTAATATTGTTTATTCAGTAATTAACGTACCTATAGCTTTAATAAATTGAATTTGCAACGCAATTACAAATTTATTCATTTAATTGCAATTATAATTATACATGTATTTTTTTTAATGATACATTTTATGTTAACATATTTATGATAGTTTTCTATAATTAGCTATATTTATATTAAATTAAACAAAAACATTATAAATATTTATACATGCATAACCGATTTTATGTTAAATATTTATTCAATAACAGTTATAATTAAATGCAGAAAATGAAATATTGGAAGGCGATGCCAACCAAAAATGCAGAATCTTTGAAATAAAAGATTTCCAGGTTCTGCAATTAACTAAAGGGGATTCATTTAAAGAGGTGATATTATTGTGGAACTATTAAATATTAATAGTATTTGTAAATATTTCTCTGGCTTAAAGGCAGTTGATGATGTATCTTTTAACGTAAAAAAGGGCGAAATAGTAAGTATTATAGGTCCAAATGGAGCGGGTAAGACAACCCTATTCAATGTAATATCAGGACATTACACTGCAACTAAAGGTAAAAAAATATTTAACGGTAAGGATATTACAAACTTACCTGCTTATAAGATTGCGGAGGTTGGAATAACGAGGACTTTTCAAAATATTAGACTATTTTCAAATTTAACTGTACTTGAAAATGTTATGATAGGCCTTCATACCAAACTAAAATCAAGCATTATTGATTCTCTGCTCGATTTACCAAAAACAAAGCAAGAAGAAGCCTGGTGTTATGGCAATGCAATGGAACTTCTAAAGCAGGTAAATCTTGAAAATAAATGCATGGAAATTGCTAAAAATTTATCCTATGGTGAGCAGAGGAGACTTGAAATAATAAGGGCGCTGGCATCTAAACCGCAACTGCTTATGCTGGATGAGCCTACGGCGGGAATGACGATGCAAGAGGCAATGGAGTTAGTTAAGTTTATCA from Petroclostridium xylanilyticum carries:
- a CDS encoding helix-turn-helix domain-containing protein, with amino-acid sequence MIIEGLHEKGIFTEDYPFRLTINIEENFDYPFHWHNAVELVYVLENGYKVNVNSGEYHLNEKDILIIAGGDIHGFYTRNNKGRRVFIQFDISMLDGFGDMNAVKPFLSQTKKISFQDDKHLHHALEEQILRIIAEYEKKEFAYALNLNARIYDIIVILSRNLISKISSGNEGGTVKKVCGLEKLSKAFKYIEENYQNNITLKDVSKATGFSEYHFSRIFKEITEKNFHSYLTEFRIKKAEKLLMNTDTTVAQAAHATGFNSIATFNRTFKEIKGCTPTLYRKMCI
- a CDS encoding ABC transporter ATP-binding protein codes for the protein MELLNINSICKYFSGLKAVDDVSFNVKKGEIVSIIGPNGAGKTTLFNVISGHYTATKGKKIFNGKDITNLPAYKIAEVGITRTFQNIRLFSNLTVLENVMIGLHTKLKSSIIDSLLDLPKTKQEEAWCYGNAMELLKQVNLENKCMEIAKNLSYGEQRRLEIIRALASKPQLLMLDEPTAGMTMQEAMELVKFINDLKYKGITILLIEHNMRVVMDISDRIVVLDHGVKIAEGKAHEIQSDEKVIEAYLGRRRKSA